CAATATCCAAAAAGAAGTGTGTATGCCCTCGCTTTGGTTCATCCAGCTGACAAGCCTCCTATCAAACTATTCCAACTACTTTAGTGCTAGCAAATTTTCAGCAGACTCCATGTCCAATTTTGCCAGCCCATTATTGTGATGGTTCATTTTGCCATACAAGGTGAGGAAGAAACTTAGTATGGAACTCCTGCACTATATATCCTGTTTTTCTAAAGAGCAAAACGGATTTTGCCTGTGATTGTTTGAGCTTCTGTTTTGAAATCTCCAGACTATGTAGCAAAAATCTGCATGTTCAAAGTTGTTTTGTTTTAGAACATTGGATATGATGGAAAATTATCTCTTGCAGTGGTGGTATTATGGTTTGATTTTAGATGAAAAATGGCTTTTACGCTGAATAGTCTACTTTAGTTGTAGTAATTGTTGTCTCTATTCAGACCCTTCTGCAGAAGGTGAATGTGTTCCAAGAACTTGTTTAGATCACTTTTTAGCTACATTTAGTCCTTTCTGATTGTCAGGATTAGGGACTCTTTGGTTCTACTATCATGGATCTAGGTAAAGATCTGATTGCAATTTCACTTTGCTGCTACATTGTTGCCTACCTGTTGTATTGTACAACACTTCTGATACTGCAAAACTTTGGTTTTAATAGGGTTCTAGCAATGAATAGGAGGAGGGTGCTTTTGACATGCCTACTGCTGATTATGCTAAATAGTTCTTCTTGAAGTCTTAAATCCCGGTTGTTACCTTGAATTGCATAAACATGCTCTATCTACTTTAGTGTTTGTCCATGCATTGACAATTTTGTCTGCTTCCAGATTTTTACTTCCTGTTTGCTTATCAGATTGTCTATTTTGCTCTTGCTCTGGGATTTCAGATGTTTCCTATATTTTTTATGCAAATATTTGTGTTGTGCCTTGCATGATAAAATGATATATCTTCTGTTTGTGGAATTTCATTATGTTGGAAAAAGAGATTGTACCGTATGATAAACTCTCTTGATTGCTAGTTCTTTTAGTGGTTCAGTATAGCTGTTTAAAGTTTGGATTTCATTTGCAGGTGGATGAAAACAATCGTTTGAGGGCTGAACTTCAGAAGAAGATTCAAGAACTTGAAAAATATGTATGTCCTTTTtcccatgattttttttctgtATTATCCATCTTGCCAGGTTTCATTTCAAGTTGGCTGGTAATACGAAATTCTGATTGCCTTGGTCTTATCATATAGTTTGAATATCTTAAAAATATTTGGTGGAAATACTCTCTAGGCACCTTTCTTTTTTAGCATTTGCACCATATATGCTCCATTGTCACAGATTTTGTGCACATGCTTATTATCATATCTTTCATATTATTCTTGGTGCAGCATATGCTTCATAATACTTATTCTGCTAATATGCTGTTGTTTATAATGCTACTCGCTAATGGAGTATTTACTTTCTGTTAAGAAGCAGTCGATGGAAGTCTTTTCTGGGATTGTCTAATGAGGTGAATGTGCCTaatttggatttttaatttGCAAAACCTAGAAATTTGAATTCCTTGATTCCAGTGGGAACTGATCTGAGATTCTAAATTTAGATGCACTCTCCTGTAATAATTGGTAGTGTCTTTCGTAGCATTTAAGATTTCCTTGCAGGTTCCCCTTGGACCAAGATTTCCTATAGTCTGAGTTCCCTCATTGTCACTGCATCCTCAAGACAAAGTCTTGTTCTAGTAAAGAACCTTGTTTTTCCTTCATCTATCTTAAATCTTCTGTCTCCACTCCAGCAGGGAGCTCCTAAATATGCCTGAATTTTTAAACATGTTTTCAGAATGAGTTCAACAAGACTTGTTAGGCTTGGAAAATAAGCACTTCCTGGGAGTAATAAATTTTCTCCAGACTCTCGAGGCTCAAGAAAGATGGCATATGTTTTTTACCACTTTGGGCTCATTACCACTTGCTTCTTGCCTTAGATTTTTTCTCATTCTCTTTCACACATCCAGCCACCTGTTTGTGTCTTGAGCAATGTATGACTTTGTTCTGTTTCATTTGAAGAAGCAGATATCTAGGTTGTTTAACACCACACATTTGATAGATGCTTTATACTTTGTTGCTATCAGCTTTATATCAACTATAAGACATCTTGCCTTAAAAGTGACATTGATAGATGTCCATATCAATACTTCATTAATAGGAAAGCCACCACTATACTTTCAAATGGTGGTTAGATGGCCTCGTTTTTCTGATTAGAAAGCTTCTAACTGTTTAATATTTTGTCCTTTAGCCTTTTAGGATCTGTACCTACTTTCGTTCAtctaagaaggaaaagaaaaaccatATGTGAATAACACATAAGCTAATGTAAGtggaaaatgcaaaaatgtgTGTCAATTAATGATTGGAAATTAAGTATCCCTTTCCAATATATGATTGctatattaatatattattacttAAATTGCACATGCATGATGAGTTCTGTTATATATTTGTCAACTTGGTGAAAAGATTTGCATACACAGGGATTATGAAGCAAAACAACTGAATTATGTAGTGATATGATATCAGATGTTTCAAGTCATGGATAATTATTCTCAATAGGACTCTTTTATCTAGAAAAGTGGAAGATAtaagttgcttttttttttttccggctGTCATCACCATGTACTGAAGTAACTAATAAAAGCTTGCAATCTAGCTGCATATGTTGTTTGGAACAATGAATTAGATAAGTATTTGCTGCTGCTGCACTCTTGCTGCCTTCCCTTTTTTAATTCATGACTGTTGCCATGTAATTATCGTGAAAGTTCCAATTTCTTTTTGTCAACACTATCTTTTACTTGATGGTAATCCTTTGCAGAGATCAAATGACCTGAAAGTGCATCATTCAGATCTGATTAATCATTCTGGTGATAATGCTCGTATAGCTTCTTATGATAATCAGCCTGTCTTTGGGGTCGAAAACCAAGTAGATCGGATCGCAAGTTTGGACAACTCTTCTAGTCGTGGTTTGCCTAACGCAGTTATTCCAAACAAAGATTTAGTTAACAATGATGACCATCTTGTAATGCAAGCTTGTGCAGAAGTTCAATCTGAAAATAGCAGGTCCAATGGCACATTGAATGTTTTCAGTGGTGGTCAGGTGGCAACAGAGAATATAGGGTTTTCCCAACAATCTTCACCATCTACAACATCATTTTCTACTAGCAGGTACTTGATATCTATGCATTAGTAGCATTATTAACAGAGCAGGATATGCAATGAGTATGCAGAGGCATCATTATGAGATTAGATTGATTTTTTTAGGTTTCAAGCTGATGAAGAGTTGAATCCACAACAAAATTTACCCACACAGGGACTGATGTCTGTGGCGCAGGTAGTTACATTGAAGGGTTTCTTTCAAGAACTTAACTACAAGTGACTACaaaatataatacatttttGTTTGTCTGAGgatttgatcaaatgaatgtCTTTAGGATCTTGCTTTGAATAATCGGGAACATGAAGAAGAGATTTTGCGATTAAGAAAGCATCTTGCAGAATATTCAGTTAAGGTAAACAGGTGgagaattttggttttcaaattTGCGTGCTTGACAGTTGTTCATTCTGTTCCTAGGTAACTGAAAAAATATTTCTGTTGGTAGGAAGCACAAATAAGGAATGAGAAATATGTGTTGGAGAAGCGCATTGCATATATGCGTATGGTGGGCATTATTTGGTTTAGCTCCTGATTTTGAATATTCTTTGTGTAATTTAATCCTTCAAGAGGAGTTGTGGAACTTATTTTCCTCTTTTGTGATAGGCCTTTGATCAACAGCAACAGGATCTTGTTGATGCTGCATCTAAAGCAATTTCCTATAGGCAAGACATAATAGAAGAAAATATACGCCTAACATATGCATTACAGGTATATATTGTATGATGATTTGTCTTATTCTGGGGTAATCTCACTTTGCTTTGACCTCTCTACACCACTCCCTACCCTCCCCCTGGGGGAAAAAAGCTATCTGCAGCCCTTACTGGTCTTGATGGCCATGCCCTATATAAGGGAGAACCACCATACTTGGTGAGCTTATCCTTTTTCCTTTGCATGATTTGAACTGGTACGGAGTTATGTTTGTGAGGGAATGACTTCCTTCTTCTGGAATTCAGTGCACTGCAATTTCTCAGCCAGCACGAAAAGAATAGTGGTCAATCTAATGCATCTAGGGCATGCTACATGCGTATTTTTTGATAGGTTGGACGACTGATCACGTTAGATGTGTTTATTGATTGTTGAGGCAGTAACTAGTTAGTGGCTTTAGTTTGATTAGATAGGAATGCAAAAGCAACTTTGTCATTGCAAATGGTGGTTATTGAACAAGTAAAAATATGGAATAACCAAATAAGGAGCTGAAGGATagctgtccttttttttttccctttttttgttgGGTCCTTGATGGTATGGTGGTGTAGCACGGAGCTTGTAACGATTATGTTCCTTTAAGTGTTCTACAAAATTCTGTGTGAGCTTTGAAAGATAAACTTCTGAATTATTTTTCAGTCTTCGAATATCGGGGATATGTCGCTTGATTCTGAGCTTTTATCAAGCATTTTATCACATCATTTGTTCGGTGGCTGGACGAGTAATCAACAAATTTTTAACCTTAAATTGTTCATTTTAGTTCTTTTAACAACATTGTGGTCTAGTACCTTACCTGATGAGATGGATGGTCCTAAGTAAAAGATATACTGACTTctgttgtttatgtgttttaaATTGGACTTGGTAAGAGTTAGCAATTTCCTAGTCGTTTCAATGTTTTCAGGGATTTATCTGCTTCCCTACAAATAATTGAGTCTACCTTATCTTAATCTTTTTGGGTTCTTTCAGGCAGCACAGCAAGAGAGATCAACGTTTGTATCTTCGTTAATGCCTCTTCTTGCTGAGTATGCTTTTCAACCACATGCAGCTGATGCACAAACCATTGTCAGTCATGTCAAGGTTAGAATGAACTTGGTCTTTCTGCTTATGTAATGCATTTCAAGCAAATGAATGGTTGCTGTCGTGGTGAACTCACTGCTTTGTTTGCTGCGGTGTTGAAATAGTAGATGAAAAGATGCTCCCTCCATCTTAGTTTATGTCTTGGTTGCTATTTTCGTTTGTGCAAAATATTTGTCATGGTTTAACATGGAAATAACTgaagcttcattttcctctTGTGCCCTTAATACAAGTTCAAAGAAAAAACAATTAAGTAATGTTCTTCCAATAAGTAATGTTAGAAATCATCTTTGTATTTTGGTACTTGTGCCTTTTTAAAATTCCAAACTCAACTAAAAAAAATGTTGAAGTTTAATTGAGGGGCAATGATGGAAAGAGTTGCTTTGGTAGCTGATCTGTTTTGGTCAAACTTTACTTTTCTCAATCTGTGTGCAAATTTGAAccatttatttataattttagGAATTTCCCTTTCTCCTTCTCAACTTCTTAAATCTTAAATTGCAACTTTTGTGGATGTTAAGGGGCAATGCTGTTGGACTTTTGCAAAGAAGAGGGTGGGCTGGTAAAACTTGATGTGCTTGACAAATGCTTTTGAACTTTTTGTGTTTCCGTTTCTATTGATGTGTTAGATGGACTAATATTAATCATCATGAAAACCTGCTAACACTTGTTTATTAACTTGCCTTCATTTGAAGAGGATGCAAGTTATGGAATTAGTCAATCTATTTTTAGATGGGGAAATTTATAACAGTGGAGGAAGGCAAAAAGAAGAGGGTAAACTAGGCAATGATACCTAGGATTTAAGCATCCATTTTTGAGCTTATGTGCATTGCATGTTCTATATGTAAATTTACTGTCTCTACTTTGATTGTTAACCTTTCTTTTCATGTTGTCTTGAAAAAAGTGTGTCAATTTAGCCTCGGGATGGTTAAATTTCAATAGCTGGGATTAGTTGAAATAAAACATGTATCTGACTGACTTTACCATTCATTTTCCTCTGAAAGTGTGCGTAACACAAAATTGGTTCTTCATTTGCTCTAGTACAAATCTACATCACACTTATAGCTTGTCAGACATTGTCAAGATGTTTTTGTTAGCTCCCTTACTCCTTGCCTCTCTCCATCACTCAACCATTAATATATCTTTGTAGTTTTTAGCATATGTATGTTTAGAGAGACATTCTATGGAGATAACTAGGACATATGTTTAGTCGATTCAATGATCTGCCATAAGACATTGCAGAAGACAGCCAAATTGATCCACAAACTCTTCAAATGATTGCTTTAGTTGGTTTTCGAAGATGTATGGGATTCACATATCATTGTTTAGGTTGTTTGCAAGAGAGCTCGTgaaacaattcaagtatttgCATTTCCAAGATGGGCCCGGCAAGTGGCTGGCCACTATTGGAATGCTTATCATGTTTTAAAGGCATTGTTTGATTCAAACATACACATATTCCAAGCTTCTTCAGCTCTTTATCTTGCTTACGTGCATCTTTCGTAGATTCAGGGGCTTCCTATAAGACATTGCAAACAAGATCTAAATTGGTCTCAGCTCTACGGATGGTAGTCTTGGTTTTCAGAGATATATGGGGTCCATGTATGGAGTTTTAGGTTTGTCAAGGGGCTTGTGAATTGACTTCAATAGCATAGACCATTTTTTACAATGAACTAAGCAAGAGAGCTGACTGCTTTTCAAGACTTTAAGACAATTTGATGCTTTAAAGTCATTGTTTGTTTGTCAACAATACACATTCAAGTTTCTTCAACTCTATTAAAAGTAATGCACGTACTGAGTTCCCCGATGGCAGAATATGTTCTAACATGTTCAGTATTAAATAATGGTCTACGGGGAAATATTTTCTTGTGATAATAGAGATTTGGAAGGGCATGAAGAGGATAGTTGTTCAATCAGATCTTATTTGGACGTGGGAGAGAGAGCATAACGTGATAATCTGCAACTTTTTTAAGCATCAACTCCAAAAATGTTGACTATGATACTTGAAATAAACATTCCACCTTATGTATATTTTACTATTAGAGGCACTGAAGATCGGTGGCCAAAGATTGTTTTCTGCAGGCAGTGCACCACTTAATTCGGTTACAAGAATAGAATGCCCTCAGTCTGAGTGTGCCTCTGCTGCTGCCTCATCTTTCACATCCATCCATGCTGGTCTgcaaattttttatgattaaaaCTCCATTTTGCTCAAGTCTAGAACATTTTGTTGAAGTACCATTGTACTGCGCATGGTACACTTGCTCCCGTCACCTGCCACCTTGACCTACTTTAGTTTCTTCCTTCTCTCTTCAATTGGCCATTCATTCTCTTTCTGCTTATTCaagttccaatttttcttcttctggCTTTGAGAAGAAAACATGGGAGGTGGTGAGGCAGGGACATCCTATGATTATCCATAAGAGAAATGAGAAGAAAGCCCAGCAAAATACTCTCCTCAGATCTTcttccccccctcccccccaccccttctttttctctcttccctACACATCTATAATAAAGTGGCAGTTGAGTGACACCTATATACATACATGCCCACACAAAGAGACATGTATGGCTTTGCTAAGTCCACTAAATTGATATCTCTATAGATGGAAATAACACGTAGTGATACATAATGAAAACAACAGGTTTTGCATAAATTCGTTGGTTTTCTACTTCCATCTTACTCCAAAGTAGTCTTTAATTTGATTTAGTAGTTTATCACATTGTATGTATATGGTAATGTGTAAAACTCATAAATTGAAACTAGCATGCCCAAATTCTGTAAGATATATATGTATAGAAATGTTCCTTTTCCTTTGAAATGGGCCGTTACATATGGTGGACTCCTGATATCCTGTTCTTTCAGGTACTGTTTAGACACATGCAGGAGAAGCTTCTTGTCACAGAGGTAGGTTGGAGGTGCTGAAGAACATTGTGAATTCTAGATGCAGATAGAATAGGATATAACTTTCTTGCTTATTTTCAAGTACTTGGTTTACTACCCAGTTTCTCATAACCTAAAGAAATTCCACAACTTTGGTGCTTGTATCTCTGTCAATGTAGGCGAAGTTAAAGGAGTCCCAGTACCAGTTGGCACCTTGGCGTTCTGATGTAAACCCCTCGAATTTTTCTCCGTCGCCATCTCATTCTTCTGGGGTAGggcattatttttattttttatcagaATTTTTTTGTAGCGACATCCCAGTGGATTTATAAAATTCACATATTGTTCTCAGATAAGAAATGGGCTTGAATTGGTGCCTCAACCACCATATTCTAATGGGAAGATCCCTATGACTTCAGACCCTCAGACAACAACAGACTGGGATTTATTGGGGAACCACCAGAGTGCTTtggggggtggtggtggtgtgAAAAATCCAGAGTCTGATGACTTGGGGAGGTATTCACCTCTTGCAAGCAGGTGAGCCTGGTCAAATGGAGACTGCTACTGTGAACTGAATGTACAATTTCAACCATCTGCTTTTGGTGGTGGGTTCTGGTTTCAATTGAGTTCTTCATTAACTGATCCTGTTTGAATGAATTAATGACCTATATACTTATTACTTTTAGAAAACAATCACTGTGCTACTGAATATGATGGTTTCTGATTTTAGTTGATTGATAGTGTTTCATTGTTTTGAGGAATGACAAAGTTCGTAAAAATCCTAAACTGTGCCTCATGAATTGTTAATGGCCATCTCATTATGCACAACACTTGGGTAAAGTATTATACCATTGACTAACCTCCCATGTCCCATGTATATTCATGCTGTCACTTGAGCATGTAGCTTTCATTTAATTTCCAATTAGTTGGTGCATTGAATCGTATATTCTTGATAGCGATAAGTGGCAAAAGTCCACTAAGGTTTATAGGAGACGTGGGAAGGATATGCCGAATGCCCAGGCATTGATTTGGCATGCTTTTGATGACAAGGAACCAACTTGGGAGTTGGCCTGAATCCTATGGAGTTTATTTTCTGATTTCTGTCggcaggggtattttagtaatTTGAATTAGCTGCAGGAATTTTATGTTTACAGTAATTTTTGTTTAGTAGTTATTCTTGGTAATTAGTAATTTGGTTGTTATAGGGAATAAGGAAGCTTAGCCTTCTAGCTTTCTAGTTATAATTCTATTCTAGTTAGGAATCCTAATTAGGATTGGAAAGGGATTTGTCCTAGATAGGAATCCTAATTAGGATTGGAAAGGGATTTGTCCTAGTGTCTATAAATATCAACTTCTCCACAAAGAGAAGGCAGTTTTTGGTCATTTAATAAAATATTCCTGCAGACTTAACGTCTCCCTTAGGGCTGTGTGATGCATCCCAACTTTAGGTGTGAGACCTAAAGATTCCTAGGAGTGATTCCTAGAACTACCAACCAGTTTTACCTTCTTAAGCATAATTTGCCAGCCTATTTCAAGTTGCTATTTTAAGTTCGGTGATATTCAATATATAAGCCCTTCTACAACGCTGTTGTGCCTACCAAGTGTTCGTGCTGCGTCAATTTTGGTATCCGAGCAAGGCTTTCCCATGACGACAAGAAGTGGGTTGAATTTTAGAGGTCGATACACAGACAAGGAACGGGATAACATCATTAATCTTCTCTTAGGGAGGGTTGCTGTGTTAGAAGACAAAATCTTTAATACCGAGCAACAGCAAATCCCTGAATCTGGAGGCAACGGTGAGCCCGGATCTGGGGACAAAAACAATGGAAAGGAACCTGAGCATCTCGAACAGCCTGAACACATAATCGGGAAACAATCTAGTAGGAGTGAAAATAGAATAAATCAATCTTTTGGAAGGCCACAAGCTTCTCTTTTTGACATGGCTGATGAGATTGTTCAATCAGCAAGGCAAGGAAGACAAGACACTTATGATTTCGCAGGAGACATCACAAAAAGGGTAAGAGTAGATATCCCTGATTTCGATGGAAGAATTGATCCTAAAGTCTTTTCTGATTGGCTCGCTACTTTGGAACGCTATTTTGACTGGTATGATATGACTGATGAGAGAAAAGTTAAGTTTACTATCATGAAACTTGTTGGACAAGCCCAGGTGTGGTGGACAGGAGTCGAGCATGATCTTCGACTTGCTGGACAACTAGACTTGACGTGGGAAGAGATGAAGCTGCGTTTGAAGAGAAAGTACGTGCCTCTACACTATGAAGCTGACCTTTTTGATGACATGACTAGCTTAAGGCAAGGAAGAATGACAGTTGCTGAATATATGAATAAGTTTGAGGAGCTGAAAATTCGCTGCGGAGGCACCGAAAGTTCAGCACAAGCTTTATCCAGATTTAAGTTGGGTTTGAGACCTGAAATTCGCAAAGGATTGATGGGACGGGATATCTACACAGTTGACAATGCATTCCAAACAGCTCTTAGACTTGAAAAGAGCCTGCAGCAGCCACCACTTAAGAGGATCAATACTCAAGGTGGGGAGGAAATTCCTAAAAGATTCACTGCAAACGGCAAGCCATATAGATCAGCAGCAGCTcaagcaacttccaagcctgcGGAGACCAAGACTAAGACTTCCACAATCGATGAAAGAAACAAGAACAAAGATGGATGTTTCAAGTGTGGTTTGAAGGGACACATGGCATGGGAGTGCCCGAACAAGAGGAACTTGCACTTTGGCGCTGATTTCAGAGATAAGGAAAATCTAGAGGTCGAGGAAGATGAAGGTGCTGATTATTTGACTGAGATAGCGCAACTTAATGTTGATGATTTGGAAGACGAAGAAGAAGACACGTCTTATCTCTCGGTTGTGAGGCGTCTCCTTAGTGCACCAAAGTCACAAAAGGAAGACTGGCAAAGAACTTCAATCTTTCAAACCTTAGTGTGCTGTGGGCAAGAGACTAGAAAGCTAATTATTGATGGTGGCAGCAGCATGAACGTGGTTTCAGAATCTACCGTACAACGGTTAAATTTGCCTACAGAGCCACATCCTAAACCTTACAAGGTTGCTTGGATCAACAGTAGCTCTATACCGGTAACGAGACGTTGCTTGGTGTCCATTAAACATGGACCTTACAGCGATACTATATGGTGCGACGTTATTCCAATGACCGTTTCTCACATAC
The genomic region above belongs to Coffea arabica cultivar ET-39 chromosome 7c, Coffea Arabica ET-39 HiFi, whole genome shotgun sequence and contains:
- the LOC113699133 gene encoding uncharacterized protein isoform X1, which translates into the protein MENGEANLAGKFAGLAVNDSNNSMNSSSNPNNNDGLFQVMKAVEAAEATIKQQVDENNRLRAELQKKIQELEKYRSNDLKVHHSDLINHSGDNARIASYDNQPVFGVENQVDRIASLDNSSSRGLPNAVIPNKDLVNNDDHLVMQACAEVQSENSRSNGTLNVFSGGQVATENIGFSQQSSPSTTSFSTSRFQADEELNPQQNLPTQGLMSVAQDLALNNREHEEEILRLRKHLAEYSVKEAQIRNEKYVLEKRIAYMRMAFDQQQQDLVDAASKAISYRQDIIEENIRLTYALQAAQQERSTFVSSLMPLLAEYAFQPHAADAQTIVSHVKVLFRHMQEKLLVTEAKLKESQYQLAPWRSDVNPSNFSPSPSHSSGIRNGLELVPQPPYSNGKIPMTSDPQTTTDWDLLGNHQSALGGGGGVKNPESDDLGRYSPLASRDIANQQLAAHAVSMGESVPVHHKDVTSTKQVTFKDLVSSDMEDSDLEGQQNDTEPQDNWASKSSAYTSALDDASTSYSPYLPPVLEEPSSSFSEAGEDDPLPAIEGLQISGEAFLGQELLACGFSINGTTSCNFEWVRHLEDGSFHCIDGAKQPNYLVTADDVDTYLAIEVQPLDNRKRKGELVKVFANEHRKITCDLEMQHCIERTLYSGHASYKVSLSTGFLDIWEPATLGIKRDSYSIKCSGPSGVVVSEKFSSSTIVSIPCGSPTEFSIIDGQGIERLLRSENSSNDISSSRDTIVLILRLFVIRAIERKKGKKRGLFFK
- the LOC113699133 gene encoding uncharacterized protein isoform X2 gives rise to the protein MKAVEAAEATIKQQVDENNRLRAELQKKIQELEKYRSNDLKVHHSDLINHSGDNARIASYDNQPVFGVENQVDRIASLDNSSSRGLPNAVIPNKDLVNNDDHLVMQACAEVQSENSRSNGTLNVFSGGQVATENIGFSQQSSPSTTSFSTSRFQADEELNPQQNLPTQGLMSVAQDLALNNREHEEEILRLRKHLAEYSVKEAQIRNEKYVLEKRIAYMRMAFDQQQQDLVDAASKAISYRQDIIEENIRLTYALQAAQQERSTFVSSLMPLLAEYAFQPHAADAQTIVSHVKVLFRHMQEKLLVTEAKLKESQYQLAPWRSDVNPSNFSPSPSHSSGIRNGLELVPQPPYSNGKIPMTSDPQTTTDWDLLGNHQSALGGGGGVKNPESDDLGRYSPLASRDIANQQLAAHAVSMGESVPVHHKDVTSTKQVTFKDLVSSDMEDSDLEGQQNDTEPQDNWASKSSAYTSALDDASTSYSPYLPPVLEEPSSSFSEAGEDDPLPAIEGLQISGEAFLGQELLACGFSINGTTSCNFEWVRHLEDGSFHCIDGAKQPNYLVTADDVDTYLAIEVQPLDNRKRKGELVKVFANEHRKITCDLEMQHCIERTLYSGHASYKVSLSTGFLDIWEPATLGIKRDSYSIKCSGPSGVVVSEKFSSSTIVSIPCGSPTEFSIIDGQGIERLLRSENSSNDISSSRDTIVLILRLFVIRAIERKKGKKRGLFFK